The sequence GACATTTAATTAAGTGAAATTTTTAGGGATATTTAGTTGCGGATGGATAAGATGATTTTTGTTTTAATTAATGAATTGTTATCGATAATTTTCAATACTATTGCGGATTTCTTCTGTTAGTGTGTTAAGCACAAACTGGCGGTTATAATCGAGCGCTGGTCTGATAAATGGGCGTGCGATCTGTTTAACTGTGCCAAATTCTTGAAAACGCGCTTTCATTGCATGTTGTTTGGATGGACTAACTCGTATTGTTACTACTGTTTGCGTTTTATTATCATTTATCCTGCTATTTGTACGTATTTTAATGCTATCTCGCATATGTTCTTTGTTACTTAAAACGTTATAACCAGCATGTAATTTCATGTCTTCTAACACCGGTTTCATCGCTTCTCGTCCAGCATCACGCAGAACTTTAACAGCAATCTCATCGCCTAGTTTTTTTAATGCGTATTCAAGCTCTCTTAAGCCTTTAATTTCTACTCGCGTTCTCATTCTGCATCCTCAGCGTATGTCAGTATAAAATCACGACCAATACGATAAATCTTACGGTTATCTGTCTGCTCTTCCATATCTTGCCAAAAATTACCTCGTTCTACCGTTTGCACCGGATAATTTCCTAAATAACCATGTTCGATACTTTCCCATTCGTCACGGATTTTATCGCTTATAAGTAGTGCTTTTTCATAATCATCAGCTAACTGAACAACAACTTGAAATCTGGCTTGTACCAGTTTAGTTTTTGCTAATCCGGTAAACATTTTGGGATCACTGACGCGAAGATAAACTATACCCTCTAAATGATTGGACGGTAATGCAACATAATAAGTGGATAATCCACTAATTCGTTCTAAATCGTTTTTTATATCAGTTTCTATCATGCCTAATATCCGCTTCAGTGATAACAATGAGTCGATCAGGTAAATTTCTATCAACCGCACGCACGGTAAAATTGCGATTTTGATAACCGACTAACCAGTTGATATCGACATCATTACGTGGCCTAATTGTAAATCGCATTGTTTCAATCACTTGTTGTTGCTCAGCTGTTCGTATTTTACGATTAGATATTGCTTCAGCTTTAGCCCAGACTTCAGTAACCAGCTCTGTAACAACTTTCTCACCACCCAGATCATCACGAATAATCTTAAATTTTGATAATGTAATACGTTTAGTGAGTTGGCCAGCTAACATAAAAACCTCAAATAATTACTGGTTTGTGTAGTGAATTAATGAGAGAAACCACTGGATATGGCAACTCTCCTTTCGGGTATAAACCTTTGTCTGCACCATCAGGATCACGATAAAGAATACCAATCAAAATAAGGACAGCACTTTTCACACGATTAAAGTCCTGGGAATCCTTTATTTTTACTTCATCGTTATCATTTTTTTGTACCCAATAATCGATAAAATCCAAGATTGCCGCACTAGAACTGGCAATTTTATTTTGCAAATCAGCGTCTAAAACATCATGGTCAATCCTTAAGTGGGATTTAACTTCTGCTAATGTCACAATCTCTATCATGCTCTATCCTTTCCATCACGGCCACGTTTAACAATCAGCGTCCAACCTTTTGAATTATGTTCGCCAGGCTTATCTTTGGTCTGTTCATTGCAATGCCAGAGTGAACCACCCCAAGTAGTCACATCACCTTTTTGATATTCTTTTTCAGAAGAATAGACACCGCAATAAATCATTGTTGGAATAGTATATTCACTGGTATTAACCTGACCGTCAGCCATTTCAGATCGAATAACTAATGTCCTGGCATCTTTCATTTCCCTATTTTCTGCATAATGCCCATTAATTACGCATTCCCAACCATGCATACCGGTTGTTTTCTGAAAAGCTCGCCAGATACCACCACGATGTGTTGCAAATGTCCCACGTGGATAATTTTTTGATTCATCAATATCTGGTAAAATTTCAATATCTAATGCGTCTCTACCATCTTGCCCGTCTTTAGGCTTAGGCATTAATTCAAGTAGTTTTTTAGCGACAATATCCGGATCAGCATCTTCGCCATCTTTTGGTGTGGGTATATCCGCAACATGTTTTTTAACTTCCTCAGTTATCACACTTCTTACATCATCAAGACTGACACTTTTGCCATCTTTCGGTGGAGGTAGTTTACTGATAGCATCAGTAATTAAAGCATCGATATCCGGTATCTTTTGAGCAGGAAGTAATTTAGCTAAATCAGCGATTTTTGTATTTATTAACTGTTCAATATCTCGCAAACTAATTTCTGGTTGCTGTTTTGCTTTTTCTTCTAATAACTGTTTATCGATAGTATTTTGTTTTTGTAGTTCTGAAATTTTTGTTTCAAAACTTTCTTTAATAGCATTTATTTTATTGACGAAATCATTTTCTTGTTTAATCAATTCTTGTTTGATCGTTGCTCCGATCAATTGTAATAACGACATATCTCGTTTATTCATCGTGTGATAATTCCTTTAAGGATTGATTGATATGCCCATTTTTCACTATCTGTTAAATCTTCATTATCATTATTAACTGTTTCCTGAATTGGTGTAGTTTCAGTTGGTTCAATCGGCATATTATCTCGGCGGG is a genomic window of Arsenophonus apicola containing:
- a CDS encoding HK97-gp10 family putative phage morphogenesis protein, coding for MRTRVEIKGLRELEYALKKLGDEIAVKVLRDAGREAMKPVLEDMKLHAGYNVLSNKEHMRDSIKIRTNSRINDNKTQTVVTIRVSPSKQHAMKARFQEFGTVKQIARPFIRPALDYNRQFVLNTLTEEIRNSIENYR
- a CDS encoding head-tail connector protein, with the translated sequence MIEIVTLAEVKSHLRIDHDVLDADLQNKIASSSAAILDFIDYWVQKNDNDEVKIKDSQDFNRVKSAVLILIGILYRDPDGADKGLYPKGELPYPVVSLINSLHKPVII
- a CDS encoding phage head closure protein, whose product is MLAGQLTKRITLSKFKIIRDDLGGEKVVTELVTEVWAKAEAISNRKIRTAEQQQVIETMRFTIRPRNDVDINWLVGYQNRNFTVRAVDRNLPDRLIVITEADIRHDRN